Genomic window (Blastocatellia bacterium):
TCATAGATAAGTTGGAAATCCTTGGGAAAATCTGGCATTTTTTCTAACTTTTGCCAAAGAGAGTCACCTTCTTTGACAACAACAGTATTAACATTTTCAGGAATTTTTTCTGAATGCCAACCATCAATGCCTTCAAATACAATATCTTGGAATTTAAGACGGCTAAAAGCAATTACTGCTGCTAGATCTCCGCTATAGATTAGAGTTTTCTTTTGTGGTGGATGAGTAAGTAAATAATTAGTCAGCTTTCTACGCGCACGAGATTCACTAATATTAAAGTTATTTCGATAAGGTTCTTGAATTACAGCTAATTGATTTACTCCAGCAGAAATAAGCCAGTAATAATTAAACACAACTAGAGAAAAAACAATAAGAAATTTTTTAGTATTATCTGGTTTTAGAAAAATAATAGGGAATATTGCTAAAGCTAATGTGATGTTTAGGCCATAACGCACATTAAGCAAAGAAATTGCGCTAAGTGGATATATTTGTATATTGCCAGTGTAGAGGCTATAAATAGTAAAAAGAAATGGAATAACTAATAAAAAAGTGGGTAAAACTTTAATTAAAAACTCTTTATTTTTTGCTCTAAAAATAAGAAAAATAGTATAAAAAAAAGAAAATATTCCTAGCAAAGAAACTAGTCCAGAACAGGCTAAAGAACTAGCAATAGCAACTAGACTCGCCAAAGGTAGATTGCCTACAGTAAAATCAGCCCAACCCAAACGAGATTGTAAGCGTAAATAAATACCTTTTGCCGAATAAAAGCCATTATAAAACTCTAGCGGATTACCATAAATTGCCCAGTTATGCCAAAGCCAATAGATTATGCCTAGAGAGCCTATAGCAGCCCAAAGAAAGACTGACTTCGCCCTTTCCTTGATATTCCCTTGTTGAGCAATAGAAATAACTAAAACAGCACCTGGTAGCATTGCCCAGGCTTCATAACGGGTAAGTGTAGCAAGCGAAGTTATAAAAGCTGACAAGATTAAGTATTTTTTTGAATCACTCAAAGACCATTTTAATAACAAATAAAGAGCTAAAACATAAGTAGCTAAAAAAGGAAGTTCGGTCATTGGGCTAGATTGTAGATAAAGAATGCTAGGGTTAAGAGCAAAAATCAAGGCGGCTAAAATTCCTGCTAGCAAGTGTTGTTCTTGCCTAAAATAACTAGAAGCAAAAATATTAGCGATTTCAAACAAAGACATTACACAAATCAGGTAAGAAATCATTGAAACAAGACTTCCAGCCAAGCCTGTACGCCAAAAATAGTCATGCCAAATAAAAGGAAGCATTAAGAAGTGTGGAAGTGGCAACCAAGGTGATCCAAGCTGAATATAACGTTGCCAAATACTAGTTGTGTCTAGGTCTACGATTTTTCGAGCAATATTTAGGTGGGCAATCCCATCACCATAAAGATTTGTTAGACCTAAATGAAAAAAATATAAATAGCTAAATAAACTAATTATTAAAGAAAAAACAAATATAAATATGCGCGTTTGATTGAGTGAGTAGGATTTATTTAGCATTAAAAGGAAATAGCTAATAAATTAAGCTGGTATAAAGAAAAAAGTAAATTAGAAAAACCAATAATATGCCAACCTTAAAATGCGTGATCGATGACCAAACTTTTAGATTGGCATCTATATGCCAAAATTGTAAAAAATTAAAGATTTTTTTCTTCCATAGGTAAATCATTTTCTGCAATAGGTTTTTCCTTACGTCGTCTCATCAACTCTCTTAAGCGTCTTCTTTTTTGGCGTACCTCAAAACGATTTCGGACTTTGCCATAAAATTTATAAAAATAGCCAACCATTGAATAAAGCGAAGAAAAAACCACTATCCAAAGCATACCACGTCCGGCTGAGTAACAAAACAAGCGAAATTGGTCAATTGTAATGTCTTTTGTTTTAGTAATCTCTAATAAAATTTGTCCAAAATTTGGGTTATCAGATGGAGGTAAACCATTAACTGTACCTAAAAGTAATAAAGTAATGGCTAGAACTTGGGTAGCCATTTTTAGTTTACCCATTTTAGAAGCAGCAATAGTAAAGCCTTCAGTAGCAGCAATAGAACGCAAGCCAGAAACAGCAAATTCACGAGCAATAATAATTACTACGGCCCAGGCAGGAGCAACATGAGTTTCTACTAAGGAAATAAAAGCCGCTGAAATCAATAATTTATCTGCAATTGGATCAAGTAAAGTTCCTAAAGTAGTAACTTCTCCACGTCGACGGGCAAGAAATCCATCCAACAAATCTGTAAGTGCAGCAGCTAAAAATAGCGAAACACCTAGAATTTGTTGGGGCATACCAAACTTGCTTGCAACATTTGTTAGTAAGACTACTACCAATATTGGCACAAGAAATATACGTGTAATAGTTAGCGTGTTTGGGAGATTCAAACTGCCCTACCTACAATGTCCATATTAGGAATTTATCAGCATAAAAATAATTTATTTGGCAAAAATTCTAGCAAAAAACCCTTAAACTTCCAATGCTGTAACATTAAATAGTTAAAATTAAGCTGTTTTCTTAAATTCTCATTGGCATCACTACATATTTATATTCAAGACCTAAATCTTTTTTAGGTCGTAGTTGTGCTTGGCTGTTAACATCCTTAAACTCTAAGTTAAACTCCTCTGTCCCAACAGAGTTAAGAAAATCTAATAGGTAAGAAGAATTAAAACCAACATTAATTTCAGGCCCATTATAATCAGTTAAAATTGTTTCTTCAGCCTTTCCTACTTCGCTACTTTGAGAAGTTATTTCTGCTAAATTATCAGACACTCGCAATTTAATACCTCGGCTTTTTTCATCAGCCATAAGAGCAGCACGTTTAATAGCAGATAAAAAATCACTAGTAGAAAATACCATAGAAAGTTTTATTTCCTTTGGTATAACTAGTTCATAGTTTGGAAATTGGCCTGAAAGAGTGCGAGAAATAAGAAGGCGTTGACCCACCTTAAAAAATAAATGGTTATCATCTTTTTCAAAATAGACAAATTCTGGTTGTTTTTGAGCCTCTTTTTCATCTTTACCCTTGTTTGCTGTGTCTGCAAAGTCAGAGAGCATTTTTAGCAATTCTGTTAGCGTTTTTCTTGGAATTAGCACCTTAAAATCTTCTGTTAAATCTTGAACAAAGTTTTTTTGTTCAACATAAGCTAAGCGATGACCATCTGTAGCAATCATACGAGCAGATTCTTTGCTTAACACAAATTGCGCACCATTAAGAGCAAACCTTTGATTTTCTTCTTGTGTAATAGCATAAATAGTATGTTCAATTAAGTAACGCAACCTGTCAGCAGGAAAAGAAAGTTTTGTTTCTTTAGGTTCTGGGACTGTAGGGAAAGAATCCTCAGGTTGGCCTACAATGCGATATTTAGAACGTTGACAACGAAGTTCGGCCCAGGATTGCTCATCTTTCTTTAAGTGTATTTCCGCATCTGGCAAATTACGAACAATTTCAAAAAGTTTTCTTGCATGAATTAACATTGTGCCAGGCGTTTTTACTTCTGCTTCACATTGGCAACGAATAGTGACATCTAAGTCTGTTGCAATAATTTTAATTGCATCAGAACCATCTGAGGTAATAGAAATATTTTGCAAAGCTGGAATAGTGTTTTTCTTTTCAATTACGCCTTGAACAAAACCCAATTCCTTTTGCAGGTTGCTCTTTTTTACCGTGAACTCCACGCTTTTACTCCTTTAAGTAAAATTTAATAAGTTTTAATAATTAAACTACTTTATAAAAATTATTTACTTTCCTAATAAGATCTTATTTCTTGATCTAAAAAATTAAAAATTTAGTAGATAGATCAAATATTAATAATAGAGCCTGTGGAAATGTGAAAAAAGTTTTTTAACTTATTGAAAAATAAAGTATTTTTGTCAATAAAAAGCTGTGCGATCTGCTGTGGATCCAAGTGTGTAAAACTTCTTCGTCTGTGGATCCTTTTTAACAGCAAAAATTTTTTTCACAGGATCCAAAGGGATCCAAAAAACTTTATAGGAAAAGTCAAATAACTTTATTTTAATGAACTAGTTAAGCTGTTGATAACTCTGTGGAAATCTTTATCAGTTTGGTATAGCGAAGTTATTTTATTCACACTATGAAGCACCGTAGTATGATGCTTTCCTCCAAACTCTCTACCGATTTCTGGCAAACTAGCTTTTGTTAATGTTTTACATAAATACATTGCTACTTGTCTAGGAATTGCGATACTACGAGAGTTATTTTTTGATTTTAGATCATTAACCTTTAATCCATAATGGCTTGCCACTACTTTTTGAATTGTTTCTATTGAAATTCCTCGTTCATCTTCATCAATAATATTTCTTAATACTTCTTGAGCCAGTTGTAATGTAATAGGCTGTTTTTTTAGCGATGAATAGGCGACTAGACGAACTAAAGAGCCTTCTAATTCTCGAACATTAGACTTTATTTTACTTGCAATAAAAAGAGCTAAATCATTTTCTAAATCAATTTTTTCCAGTTCTGCTTTACGTCTTAAAATTGCTACTTTGGTTTCTAAGTCAGGTGGTTGAATATCTGCTAGCAAACCCCATTCAAATCGGGAATGCAAGCGTTCTTCTAATGTAGGAATTTCTTTAGGTGGACAATCAGAAGAAATAACAATTTGTTTTTGTGCGTCGTATAATGCGTTGAAAGTATGAAAAAACTCTTCTTGAGTTCTTTCCTTACCAGCAATAAATTGGATATCATCAACTAGTAAAACGTCTATTGACCTATACTTCTCACGAAAAGTTAAAGTTTTATCGTAACGAATGGCGTTAATTAGTTCATTCATAAACTTTTCTGCGGAAATATAAACAAGTCGTAAGTGTCGGTTACGGGATCTAATAGTATGTCCAATGGCATGCATTAAGTGGGTTTTTCCTAAACCTACGCCTCCATATATAAAAAGAGGATTATAAGCTTTTGATGGAGCCGCGGCGACAGCTTGCGCCGCAGCATGAGCAAATTGGTTTGAAGAACCTACTACAAAGTTTTCAAATGAATATTTTTGATTTAATGGGGTTTCAATGGGTTCAATATCTACAAATCTAGTGCTAACAAATTCATCTAATCCAGAATCATCAAAACCACTGTAAACTAATGATGGAGAAGCTTTTATACTTTCTTGGGAATCAAAAAAATCCTTATTTCTAAAATTATTACTTTGTTTACCTTTATCATTAAAACTAAAAATAATACGATAATTACTAAGACCTAAGTCTGATAAAGCTTTTGATATTTCTTCGCTATAATTTTCTATAATCCAATTTTCAAATACTTTGTCTGGAGCAGTTAAATAAATAACATTATTGGAATTAGATAAAAAAGTTATAGGTTCAAACCAAGTATCAAAGCTTTGATGATTTATTTTTTCCTTAATTAAGGAAAGAATAGAGTCCCAAAGATTTGGGCTACTTTTTATGTTCATAAACTATATCCGATCCATTGCACAATGACCTAAGTAATTTTTAGGTTAATAATTTGTTTTTATAGTTTAATTTTTAAGACTAAGACGAGATAAAGATTTAACTCTTAGATAAGATTTCCACAGCAATTTAACAGCTTTTTAATGTTATAAAATATATTAGTTGTGAAGAACTAAGAGGCTTATTTTCAGTTATTTAAGCTGTTGAAAATATTTTTTCAGACCAAAATCGAGATTAGCATATGCTTTTATTGCTTTGCAATTGATTTTCACAGGAAAGAATAGAAAAAAAGCTTTCTTAAAAGTTCTTTTTAGAGCTATGAACATTTTTATCAAGATCTTAGCTAAGCAAAAAATTTTCCGATCACGTAAGGAAAATTTTTACATTTTTTTTACAGTAGAAAGGAAAATTTAGGTAGAATTTTGATCTTTTACAAACAAATGAAGCAAGGAAGCATTGAATAGAAAAAATAAAACTCTTATTTTAGTCTAATCAAAGATAGAACTAAAATAGCCTAGGGTTACATTCCTAATTCTAGGTTAAATTTTAGGATTAAAAAATGTAACCAATGTAAGCTTAGGGCATAAGACGTGCAAACAAGTTCAAAAGATTTTATTAGTAGGTTTAATAAAGAAATAACAGAAATTTATTTCTCAATAACTAAAAGGTATTCAATAACCAAAGAAAAATTTTCAGAGGTTCTTTATTTTGTTATATTTAGATATTTACTAAAATCTTCTCCAGATGCTACTAGTAGAGAAATTATAGCCTTTTTACTTCAATTAAATGCTCAGGATCTTTGTTTTGCTGTTGCTTGTGCTGAAGCAGATGAAACAGCTTGGGAAGATTTTATGCGGGATTACAGGGGGTTTTTACAAGCAGTTGCTCATCAATTAACAAAAAATGAGACTCAAGCCGAAGAATTAGTGGAAATTGCATGGAGTGAACTTTTTGGACTTCGAGAAGTAGAAGGAAAAAGGGTTAGTAAATTTTCTTCTTATTCTGGTAAAGGTTCGCTAAAAGGATGGTTAAAAGCGGTTTTATTTCAACTTTCTGTTGATCGTCATCGAAAACAAGGTAGATATGTACAAACAGAAGAAGAAAAAGATTTTGAACGCTTAACACCGGCTGTTGCTCATACAGCGGAAAAAAATCCTTCTATAGGAAAGCGTTATCAAATTGCTACACATAAAGCACTAGAGAAAGCCATTACTACCTTAGATTCTCGTATGAAATTAGTGCTAAGTTATTATTATTACGATAACTTAACGTTAAAACAAATAGGACAAATTTTTGGGGTACATGAAGCTACAGCAAGTCGTTGGCTACAAAAAATTCAACAAGATATTCGACAAGAAGTAGAAAAACTTCTTAAGCAAGAGCATCAATTTAATAATGTTCAAATAAAGGAATGTTTAGAATTTGCTTCACAAAGCGAAGGTGTAGACATCAAAACTTTACTAACAAGTGAACCTCCAAGAGGCCCTTAAATTTAGCAGAAATATCTGCAAGATTTTTGTTAACTTGCGTTCCCACTATGGGAAAAGTAGAAGCTATAATTATTAGAGCAGAGTATTTTTTGGTAGCTTTTTAAGGGGAAAAAATGGAAAACACAAAAGACAAAGCAACAGATTTGCAAATAGATAATTTGTTGCGTAAACACTTAAAAGACAACCCACAAAATGTTGAGTGTGAAGGCTTTGATCCAGACTTAGCCACAGCTTATGCAGAAAAAACTCTTAGTGGGATTATATTAGAAAACTATCAAAGCCACTTAATTGCTTGCCAAAATTGTCGCCAAATGACTACGGAATATTTATTAATGTTTGGTGAAGAAGTCGCTAATAAGGATCCAGAACAAGTAGTTTTTTCAAATGAAGTAGTTAAAAAAGAAGTAAAAAAACCTTCTAGTTTTGGATGGACAAGTTTAAGAGAATGGCTCTTTGCTTCACAACTTCGCTGGGTTACAGTAGCATTAGTTATAGTTTGTGCAATAACATGGATAGTTTACGATCGAAATATAAATACTAACACTATAGCAGAAAACAATAATATTCAAAACGGGAAGAAAAATACTCCAGAAAATACTAGTGATCCTAAAGTTATTGATCCAAAACCTGAAGATAAGGTAACATTACCTGATAATGTACTCGCGACTGATAATAAAAAAGATTTAATAATTACTCCTGAGAAAAATAAGGATAGTAAAGATAATAAAGATAATAGAGATAATACACAAAATGTTACACCTGAAAATAAATTAGAGAATAAAGAGGAATTTGCTAATAAAACGGCTCCTACTATAAAATTACCAGACTTAAAACAAGGGGAAACAATACCAGATTTAGCAGGAAATAGTAAAAATACCCCTATTAATATTACTGACCCTTTACAAATACCGCCCCCACCACCAGCAAATAACGATATTGCGCAAAATACAGAGAAAAATACCGGTACTACTACAACTAATAACGGCCCTCGTTCAACAAAAGGTGAGAAGTTAGGCATAGGTTTAGCTTCTGATATAGAAGAACAAAAAACTATAGCAGGAAAAAAGTTTATTCTTAAAAATGGAGTTTGGACAGATAAAGAATATTTAAGTCGAGGAGCCAAAAATCTAAAGAAGGTAGAACTTAAGAATGGTAGTGAAGAGTATAAAAAGGTTTTAAGAGAAAATGCTAGCTTAAAGCCTTATTTTGGAATTGGAAAATCTGTCATTGTGCTTTATAACGACACACTTTATTTGATCAAATAAGCTCTATAGATAAGAAAGAGGTTTTATTTTGCTATCCATCCGTAAACAGGTATTTTATTTGACAGTTAGTAAGACACAAGACTAGAATTAGGGAATGTTTTTAGTTTTAAGGAGATCTCTATGCTTGGCCTTTTTTTATTTCCTCTTGGCCCTACAGAAATGATAGTTATTTTAGTAATTTTGGTTGTTCTTTTTGGTGGCAAAAAGATACCAGAATTAGCATCTGGATTAGGAGAAGGAATTAAGAATTTTAAGAAGTCAATGAATGATGATCCTGATGCAGATAAAGAAAAAGTTGCACGTATTGAAGAAACTTCTAAGTCTAAGTAACTATTTTTTAGGTTGCTATTTAAGGCGTAAATTTATAGGCCCCCCCTTAATAGTTTTGCTTATAGTTTATTGCTTATAGTTGAAAGCTTTTCTAGGAAATGCTAGACTAGCGTTTCCTTAAGGTTCTACTTTAGAAAAATCTGGAGAAGTAAAATTGGGCTTTGCTAGAGTATTTTGGACAGTCTTTCGACGCTTACTTATTCTAGCAATTCTATTATTAGCCTTTATTGGTAGTTCTTTAACAGCAATTTATTTTTCTCGTGGTAAAGAAGTTAAAGTACCAACATTTATTGGTAAAAAACAAAGTGATGTGCAACGCATCGCTCAAGGTGTGGGACTAACAGTAAGTACTATTGAAGTTGTTGATGAAGAAGCTCCTACAGGTATTGTCATTAACCAAGAACCAAAAGCAGGTATGATAGTTAAAACAGGTTATACAATAAAAGTTTTTTTACCTAGCAAAAAAATAGAGAATAATACCCAACCTTAATAAGGCTGGGCTACTACCATAAGCCCCTCTAAGGCTTATAAGTAATGTAAAAACAAAGTATTATTTTATTTAGCTATATAGAGGCTTTTAGCAATAGTACAGTCGTTTACGACTAAACGCATAATCACAGTAGGATTTTTATTTATGCAAATAAAAATAGCTCCTTCAATATTATCTGCTGATTTTACTCGTCTAGGTGAACAGGTAAGAGAAGTAGAAGCCGCCGGAGCAGGTATTTTGCACGTTGATGTTATGGATGGTCATTTTGTTCCTAACATCTCTATTGGCATACCTGTAGTTGAATCCCTAAGACCTATTACTAAACTTCCTATTGATACGCATTTAATGATTTCTGAAGCGGATCGTTATATAGAACGTTTTGCTAAAGCTGGTTCAGATATGATTTCTGTTCATGTTGAAGCCGTTCCACACCTTCACCGTAGTCTTGATTTAATCCATAGTCTAGGATGTAAGGCTGGTGTGGTGCTTAATCCAGGAACTTCACTATCAACTTTAGATGAAATTTTACCTTATACAGATTTTGTTTTACTAATGTCAGTTAATCCTGGCTTTGGAGGACAAAAATTTATTAAAAGTACGTTAGAAAAAATATCTAAGCTACGAAAAATGATTACAGAACGAGACTTAAATGTTCATATTGAAGTAGATGGTGGTATTGATATGACTACTGCTCCTCAAGTTACTGCTGCCGGAGCAGAATGGTTAGTTGCTGGTTCAGCTATCTTTTGCGCTGAATCTCCTGCTAAAGCTGTTGTAGAAATGCAGCAGATAGCCAATAAACCTTTTTCTGTTTAATTTATTTTTAATTTTTCTTATTTTTCTTAATTAAAAAGTTTTATTTTGGAGTAATGCAAAAATGAAATTAGCAAAATTTTTCACTCTTTTTATTATATTAACTTTAAGTTTTTCTTTATCTGCTTGTAGTAGTAATAAAACTACTAAATTATCTGTGTCTGATAATGCAGATCAGCCTCGTGATGGTCGAGATCGAGAGCTTTTTGAAGATGCTTTAAAAGAAATGCAGAAAAAACGCTATGAACAAGGCCGTCTGTTAATTAACACTATGGTGACAACTTATGGTGATAGCCCGCTACTACCAATGGCAAAACTTACTATTGCAGATTCTTACTATAGAGAAGGTGGTACAGGAAATTTAGTACAAGCAGAAGCAGAATATAGGGATTGGCTACAATTTTTTCCTAATCACGATTTAGCACCAGAAGTTTTAATTAAAACCGCAGAAATACACCTTAGACAAATTCAATCAGCAGACCGTGACCAAGAACACGCTTTGAAAGCAGAAAAAATTTTGGTAGAAACCACAAAGCGTTTTCCTAAATCAAAGGATAATCCAAAAATAGTAGAGTATTTAGACTTAGTACAAGAGAAATTAGCTACTCATGATTTAGGTGTTGCTAGGTTTTATTTTGAGAGACGTGATGCTTGGAAAGCTACAGAATCTAGATGTTTAGATATTATTAAAAAATATCCTAACTTTATAGAAATGGATATAGCCCTTTGGTATTTGGGGCGAGCCTTAGAGTCACAAGAAAATACAGAAGATGCTTCTAAGTATTTTGCCCGTATTGTACGCGAATTTCCAGAAAGTAAATATCGCGATGCTGCGGCTGAAAAATTAGAGCTTTTTGGTAAAGTTGTTCCAGATCCAGACCCAACTATTACAGAAAAAATAGTTGAACGTCGCTCTATGATGGCTCGTGTTATGGAAAATCTCTTTGGCCCAACAGTTGCCGTCTCTAAAGAAGGAATTTTACTTAAAGATGGCGACAAGATAGATGAATCAACTTATGAGCTAATAAATACTACTGCAAGAAATACAGGTAGCGACCCTACAAGTAGAGGTGGTAGTATTGGAAGTAAACCTACTACAGATAACGCGGATAATAATGCTAATCCTACAAACACAAACAATGAAGGAGATAGCAACCAGCCAAAAATAAAAGAGAAGAAAAAAAACAAAAAATCTAAAGGTTAATTACTAAAAAATAACAAATCTTGACAGCAATAAGCTAAGGATGATAGTTTAGTTTTTCAATGTTTTTGGTTGATTTCAAAAGAGTTTTGATTTCTAGTTTGCAACGCTACAGAGTAAAATTTTCTCTGTAGCGATTTGCATTTAGAATGCCACTTAGATTAATCAAAACTAGGAAATCAAAGTCTATTTAGGAGGACGGAATGGGACATAAAATCTTACTTGCTGACGATAGTATAACAATACAAAAAGTTGTTAACTTAACTTTTTCTGATGAAGGTATAGAAGTTGTTACAGTAGGGAATGGAGAATTGGCAGTAAGAAGATTAAACGAAGTCCAACCAGACATTGTACTTGCTGATATTTATATGCCTGGTAAAAGCGGTTATGAAGTTTGTGAGTATATTAAAACTAATCCTCAATATTCCCATATCCCTGTACTTTTATTAGTAGGGGCTTTTGAACCTTTTGATCCAACAGAAGCCGTTCGTGTTAAAGCAGACGGGCATTTAACAAAACCTTTTGAATCTCGTGCTTTGGTTGCAACAGTAAATAGACTTATAGCTAATAATCCTAAAAGGGCTGTTACTCCTGTTCCTACCCAAACACCTTCTTGGCAAAATATTCCTCCAGATGCTACAACTACAAAGCTTTCTCCAGAAATTGCTGCTCGTTATCAAACTAGTTTCTCTCCAGAACTACAAAAGGTTGAACCCTTTATGGCTAGTCCAGTAACACCAATTCAAGCTAAACCGGTGACACCAATACAAGCTAGTCCTG
Coding sequences:
- a CDS encoding PASTA domain-containing protein: MGFARVFWTVFRRLLILAILLLAFIGSSLTAIYFSRGKEVKVPTFIGKKQSDVQRIAQGVGLTVSTIEVVDEEAPTGIVINQEPKAGMIVKTGYTIKVFLPSKKIENNTQP
- the dnaA gene encoding chromosomal replication initiator protein DnaA, yielding MKSSPNLWDSILSLIKEKINHQSFDTWFEPITFLSNSNNVIYLTAPDKVFENWIIENYSEEISKALSDLGLSNYRIIFSFNDKGKQSNNFRNKDFFDSQESIKASPSLVYSGFDDSGLDEFVSTRFVDIEPIETPLNQKYSFENFVVGSSNQFAHAAAQAVAAAPSKAYNPLFIYGGVGLGKTHLMHAIGHTIRSRNRHLRLVYISAEKFMNELINAIRYDKTLTFREKYRSIDVLLVDDIQFIAGKERTQEEFFHTFNALYDAQKQIVISSDCPPKEIPTLEERLHSRFEWGLLADIQPPDLETKVAILRRKAELEKIDLENDLALFIASKIKSNVRELEGSLVRLVAYSSLKKQPITLQLAQEVLRNIIDEDERGISIETIQKVVASHYGLKVNDLKSKNNSRSIAIPRQVAMYLCKTLTKASLPEIGREFGGKHHTTVLHSVNKITSLYQTDKDFHRVINSLTSSLK
- the bamD gene encoding outer membrane protein assembly factor BamD; amino-acid sequence: MKLAKFFTLFIILTLSFSLSACSSNKTTKLSVSDNADQPRDGRDRELFEDALKEMQKKRYEQGRLLINTMVTTYGDSPLLPMAKLTIADSYYREGGTGNLVQAEAEYRDWLQFFPNHDLAPEVLIKTAEIHLRQIQSADRDQEHALKAEKILVETTKRFPKSKDNPKIVEYLDLVQEKLATHDLGVARFYFERRDAWKATESRCLDIIKKYPNFIEMDIALWYLGRALESQENTEDASKYFARIVREFPESKYRDAAAEKLELFGKVVPDPDPTITEKIVERRSMMARVMENLFGPTVAVSKEGILLKDGDKIDESTYELINTTARNTGSDPTSRGGSIGSKPTTDNADNNANPTNTNNEGDSNQPKIKEKKKNKKSKG
- the pgsA gene encoding CDP-diacylglycerol--glycerol-3-phosphate 3-phosphatidyltransferase; this translates as MNLPNTLTITRIFLVPILVVVLLTNVASKFGMPQQILGVSLFLAAALTDLLDGFLARRRGEVTTLGTLLDPIADKLLISAAFISLVETHVAPAWAVVIIIAREFAVSGLRSIAATEGFTIAASKMGKLKMATQVLAITLLLLGTVNGLPPSDNPNFGQILLEITKTKDITIDQFRLFCYSAGRGMLWIVVFSSLYSMVGYFYKFYGKVRNRFEVRQKRRRLRELMRRRKEKPIAENDLPMEEKNL
- a CDS encoding twin-arginine translocase TatA/TatE family subunit — translated: MLGLFLFPLGPTEMIVILVILVVLFGGKKIPELASGLGEGIKNFKKSMNDDPDADKEKVARIEETSKSK
- a CDS encoding ribulose-phosphate 3-epimerase; amino-acid sequence: MQIKIAPSILSADFTRLGEQVREVEAAGAGILHVDVMDGHFVPNISIGIPVVESLRPITKLPIDTHLMISEADRYIERFAKAGSDMISVHVEAVPHLHRSLDLIHSLGCKAGVVLNPGTSLSTLDEILPYTDFVLLMSVNPGFGGQKFIKSTLEKISKLRKMITERDLNVHIEVDGGIDMTTAPQVTAAGAEWLVAGSAIFCAESPAKAVVEMQQIANKPFSV
- the dnaN gene encoding DNA polymerase III subunit beta, translated to MEFTVKKSNLQKELGFVQGVIEKKNTIPALQNISITSDGSDAIKIIATDLDVTIRCQCEAEVKTPGTMLIHARKLFEIVRNLPDAEIHLKKDEQSWAELRCQRSKYRIVGQPEDSFPTVPEPKETKLSFPADRLRYLIEHTIYAITQEENQRFALNGAQFVLSKESARMIATDGHRLAYVEQKNFVQDLTEDFKVLIPRKTLTELLKMLSDFADTANKGKDEKEAQKQPEFVYFEKDDNHLFFKVGQRLLISRTLSGQFPNYELVIPKEIKLSMVFSTSDFLSAIKRAALMADEKSRGIKLRVSDNLAEITSQSSEVGKAEETILTDYNGPEINVGFNSSYLLDFLNSVGTEEFNLEFKDVNSQAQLRPKKDLGLEYKYVVMPMRI
- a CDS encoding glycosyltransferase family 39 protein, producing the protein MLNKSYSLNQTRIFIFVFSLIISLFSYLYFFHLGLTNLYGDGIAHLNIARKIVDLDTTSIWQRYIQLGSPWLPLPHFLMLPFIWHDYFWRTGLAGSLVSMISYLICVMSLFEIANIFASSYFRQEQHLLAGILAALIFALNPSILYLQSSPMTELPFLATYVLALYLLLKWSLSDSKKYLILSAFITSLATLTRYEAWAMLPGAVLVISIAQQGNIKERAKSVFLWAAIGSLGIIYWLWHNWAIYGNPLEFYNGFYSAKGIYLRLQSRLGWADFTVGNLPLASLVAIASSLACSGLVSLLGIFSFFYTIFLIFRAKNKEFLIKVLPTFLLVIPFLFTIYSLYTGNIQIYPLSAISLLNVRYGLNITLALAIFPIIFLKPDNTKKFLIVFSLVVFNYYWLISAGVNQLAVIQEPYRNNFNISESRARRKLTNYLLTHPPQKKTLIYSGDLAAVIAFSRLKFQDIVFEGIDGWHSEKIPENVNTVVVKEGDSLWQKLEKMPDFPKDFQLIYEIGPSPRMMVWQKIESDKINDK
- a CDS encoding sigma-70 family RNA polymerase sigma factor: MQTSSKDFISRFNKEITEIYFSITKRYSITKEKFSEVLYFVIFRYLLKSSPDATSREIIAFLLQLNAQDLCFAVACAEADETAWEDFMRDYRGFLQAVAHQLTKNETQAEELVEIAWSELFGLREVEGKRVSKFSSYSGKGSLKGWLKAVLFQLSVDRHRKQGRYVQTEEEKDFERLTPAVAHTAEKNPSIGKRYQIATHKALEKAITTLDSRMKLVLSYYYYDNLTLKQIGQIFGVHEATASRWLQKIQQDIRQEVEKLLKQEHQFNNVQIKECLEFASQSEGVDIKTLLTSEPPRGP